Below is a window of Alphaproteobacteria bacterium DNA.
AGTGCCTTTGCGATATCGGCATCGAGCTTGTCGTAGACCGGTTCGCCCAGGCCGGGAATCATGCCGCTGACCCGGACTTCAATCACGGCGCCCGCGCTCGAACCCGCCTTGCGTACGCGCTCCAGATGTTTTTCCCAGACGGGAACGATATCGGCGTCCGGAGACCAGAAAGGGTTCTTGTTTACCTGTGCCCAATCCCAGTTGGCCGGCTCGATTCGGTGCTTGCCGATCTGGACGAGGGCCGCCCGGATTTTCAGCTTCGTGCCCAGCGCATCGCCGAGAACCTTGCGCGCGATCGCGCCGGCGGCGACGCGCATCGCGGTCTCCCTGGCCGAACTGCGCCCGCCGCCCCGGTAATCCCGGATTCCGTACTTGGCATCGTAAGTGTAATCGGCGTGGCCCGGTCGGAAGCGGTCCTTGATATCGCCGTAGTCCCGTGAGCGCTGGTCCGTATTCTCGATCAGCAGGCTGACGGGTGTGCCGGTGGTCTGTCCTTCGAAAACGCCGGACAGGATTTTTACCCGGTCCGGCTCCTGCCGCTGGGTGGTGAATTTGCTTTGTCCCGGCCGGCGCTTGTCGAGCCAGACCTGGATGTCTTTTTCGCTTAACGAA
It encodes the following:
- the aroC gene encoding chorismate synthase; this translates as MPGNTFGQLFRFTTWGESHGEAIGCVVDGVPPRLSLSEKDIQVWLDKRRPGQSKFTTQRQEPDRVKILSGVFEGQTTGTPVSLLIENTDQRSRDYGDIKDRFRPGHADYTYDAKYGIRDYRGGGRSSARETAMRVAAGAIARKVLGDALGTKLKIRAALVQIGKHRIEPANWDWAQVNKNPFWSPDADIVPVWEKHLERVRKAGSSAGAVIEVRVSGMIPGLGEPVYDKLDADIAKALMSLNAVKGVEIGNGFGAALLSGEENADEMRGRRGKVTFRTNHAGGVLGGISTGQDLVARFAVKPTSSILHPKQSVTRDGRNVDVSTKGRHDPCVGIRAVPVAEAMLAVVLADHWLRHKAQCR